The DNA region GCTGATTACCGTTATTGTGGCAGCGAAGCCAGAGACTGCGCCGGTGAACTTGCTTTTGCTGGGTGCAGTCTTCGACGGGCTGGGCGGCTCTTTCACCGGGGCTGTAGCTCTGGTTACTTCATATGCTTCAGATTGTTCTCGTCCGGAGACGCGCAATGTGGCTTTTGGGTATTTCCATGGGGTTTTGTTTACGGGAGTTGCGGCTGGCCCGTTTCTGGCAGCCTTGGTGTTGAAACAAGGTGGCCGCGTATACGATCTCTTTTCTGTCACATTGGCGTTCCAGGTACTCTATTGCCTGATAGTATGGCTGATTGTCCCTGAATCTTTATCAGAGGAGCAGCAACAAATCGCTCGAGAAAAGCATCGGATGAAGCGTATGCACGAGGAGACCAATTGGATCTCTCGCTGGAATCCACTAACCCTCATCGCACCTCTTGCAATCTTGGTGCCACCCGTTGGCCGGCCAAGTACCTTCTTTCCAAACCGCGGAGGCGCAAGTCGAGACCTGTGGAGAAACCTCGTTCTTTTATCCACCATGGATACGGCAGCGTTTGGAGTGGCACTAGGCACCGCGCAAGTGGTCATCATCTATGCAGAATACATGTTTGGATGGGGCAACGTCGAGTCAAGCATGTTCGtcttcattgtcaacatagTCCGGGTGGTCAACCTCCTACTCATCCTCCCACTTGTGGCCCGAGTATTCCGCAAGCCTGCGACCGAAGAACATTCGGTTGCGGGCTCAGACATGTTGGACATCACCCTCATCCGCCTATCAGTTGTGTTAGATGTCATTGGATATGTTGGCTATGCTTTGTCCAAAAATGGTTCCGTGTTGACATTCTCGGGCATCATTACAGCATTGGGAGGCATGGGGTCACCCTTAATGCAAGCTTCGCTGACGAAGCACGTTCCGAAAGATCAGATAGGGCAAATTCTCGGGGCTATCGGCTTATTGCATGCCATTTCTCGAGTTACTGCTCCGGCGCTATTCAGTCTGATATATAGTCTTACTGTAGGAAAGTTCACCCAAGCAGTGTTCATCTGCTTGACCGGTAtattcggtcttgcattgaTCTGCAGTTTCTTTATCAAACCACACGGTACGTGTGCCTTCCTCTCATTCTTCTGCCACTTCGCTAATGTCATTCGCAGTGTATCTTGacattgatgatgatgtcccTGGTGGCAATGATGACGTCCATGAAGAGGAAAG from Aspergillus chevalieri M1 DNA, chromosome 2, nearly complete sequence includes:
- a CDS encoding putative tetracycline-efflux transporter (COG:U;~EggNog:ENOG410QE60;~InterPro:IPR020846,IPR011701,IPR036259;~PFAM:PF07690;~TransMembrane:12 (i74-93o144-163i175-195o207-229i241-264o270-292i360-385o397-419i440-459o465-487i499-523o529-551i);~go_function: GO:0022857 - transmembrane transporter activity [Evidence IEA];~go_process: GO:0055085 - transmembrane transport [Evidence IEA]) yields the protein MESEAPFTVGTDVDAQPRSRPASTKSPVQVHVDSQTPLLQGSSSPPSYEEPRLPEDTSDAPVTEPRKSWRSASIFWLLPFLLLYMIGFGGTVVPKVNLILTLLCRDYFAEKAAKDPNFTYLPVLLGDDNAQCRIPEVHSLVAQFQLYLNLLAGILSALASPKLGQLSDRYGRTRIIALGTLGAVLSELITVIVAAKPETAPVNLLLLGAVFDGLGGSFTGAVALVTSYASDCSRPETRNVAFGYFHGVLFTGVAAGPFLAALVLKQGGRVYDLFSVTLAFQVLYCLIVWLIVPESLSEEQQQIAREKHRMKRMHEETNWISRWNPLTLIAPLAILVPPVGRPSTFFPNRGGASRDLWRNLVLLSTMDTAAFGVALGTAQVVIIYAEYMFGWGNVESSMFVFIVNIVRVVNLLLILPLVARVFRKPATEEHSVAGSDMLDITLIRLSVVLDVIGYVGYALSKNGSVLTFSGIITALGGMGSPLMQASLTKHVPKDQIGQILGAIGLLHAISRVTAPALFSLIYSLTVGKFTQAVFICLTGIFGLALICSFFIKPHVYLDIDDDVPGGNDDVHEEEREDDALLRA